In a genomic window of Nomascus leucogenys isolate Asia chromosome 4, Asia_NLE_v1, whole genome shotgun sequence:
- the TMEM158 gene encoding transmembrane protein 158: MLPLLAALLAAACPLPPVRGGAADAPGLLGVPSNASVNASSADEPIAPQLLASAAPGPPERPGPEEAAAAAAAPCNISVQRQMLSSLLVRWGRPRGFQCDLLLFSTNAHGRAFFAAAFHRVGPPLLIEHLGLAAGGAQQDLRLCVGCGWVRGRRPGRLRPAAAPSAAATAGAPTALPAYPAAEPPGPLWLQGEPLHFCCLDFSLEELQGEPGWRLNRKPIESTLVACFMTLVIVVWSVAALIWPVPIIAGFLPNGMEQRRTTASATAATPAAVPAGTTAAAAAAAAAAAAAAVTSGVATK; this comes from the coding sequence ATGCTGCCCCTGCTCGCCGCGCTGCTGGCCGCCGCCTGCCCGCTGCCGCCCGTCCGCGGCGGGGCCGCGGACGCGCCAGGCCTCCTCGGGGTGCCCTCCAATGCTTCAGTCAACGCGTCCTCCGCGGACGAGCCCATCGCCCCGCAGCTGCTGGCCTCGGCGGCCCCCGGGCCCCCCGAACGCCCGGGCccggaggaggcggcggcggcggcggcggcgccgtGCAACATCAGCGTGCAGCGGCAGATGCTGAGCTCGCTGCTCGTGCGCTGGGGCCGCCCGCGGGGCTTCCAGTGCGACCTACTGCTCTTCTCCACCAACGCTCACGGCCGCGCTTTCTTCGCCGCCGCCTTCCACCGCGTCGGGCCGCCGCTGCTCATCGAGCACCTGGGGCTGGCGGCGGGCGGCGCACAGCAGGACCTGCGCCTCTGCGTGGGCTGCGGCTGGGTGCGCGGTCGCCGCCCCGGCCGCCTCCGGCCCGCCGCCGCCCCCagcgccgccgccaccgccgggGCGCCCACCGCGCTGCCAGCCTACCCCGCGGCCGAGCCGCCCGGGCCGCTGTGGCTGCAGGGCGAGCCGCTGCATTTCTGCTGCCTAGACTTCAGCCTGGAGGAGCTGCAGGGCGAGCCGGGCTGGCGGCTGAACCGTAAGCCCATTGAGTCCACGCTGGTGGCCTGCTTCATGACCCTGGTTATCGTGGTGTGGAGCGTGGCCGCCCTCATCTGGCCGGTGCCCATCATCGCCGGCTTCCTGCCCAACGGCATGGAGCAGCGCCGGACCACCGCCAGCGCCACGGCAGCCACCCCCGCCGCAGTGCCCGCGGGGACcaccgcagccgccgccgccgccgccgctgccgccgccgccgcggccgTCACTTCGGGGGTGGCGACCAAGTGA